From a single Nicotiana tomentosiformis chromosome 2, ASM39032v3, whole genome shotgun sequence genomic region:
- the LOC104116036 gene encoding NEDD8-specific protease 1, with the protein MAKSKADEKILGYNDVVLRRSDLDILNGPNYLNDRIIEFYFSYLSSSFPSDDILLVPPSIAFWIKECPDPASLKDFMEPLHLSRRKLILLPINDNSDVCMAEGGIHWSVLAFERNSNVFVHHDSSYGFMNEYHAKQVYKVTLPYTASSAIYKECPGTPKQVNGYDCGVYVLAIARVICQWYASSGTQDADTLWFSHLEQVSPSAVSTMRNEILGLIKGLMAAPKSVA; encoded by the coding sequence ATGGCTAAATCCAAAGCAGATGAGAAGATTCTCGGCTACAACGATGTTGTTCTCAGGCGATCAGATTTGGATATTCTCAATGGTCCTAATTATCTCAATGACCGCATCATTGAGTTCTATTTTAGCTATCTCAGCTCAAGCTTTCCATCTGACGACATATTGCTGGTACCACCTTCTATTGCTTTCTGGATTAAGGAGTGTCCTGATCCTGCAAGCCTGAAGGATTTCATGGAGCCACTTCATCTTTCTAGAAGGAAGTTGATTCTCTTACCTATCAACGATAATTCTGATGTGTGCATGGCTGAAGGTGGGATTCATTGGAGCGTACTGGCTTTTGAGAGAAACTCCAATGTATTTGTACATCATGACAGCAGCTACGGATTCATGAATGAGTATCACGCCAAACAAGTATACAAGGTTACTCTTCCTTATACAGCGTCCAGCGCCATTTACAAAGAATGTCCAGGCACGCCAAAGCAAGTGAATGGTTATGATTGTGGCGTGTATGTCTTAGCGATTGCACGAGTCATCTGTCAATGGTATGCTAGCAGTGGAACCCAAGATGCAGATACTCTGTGGTTCTCCCATTTGGAACAGGTCAGTCCAAGTGCTGTTTCTACGATGCGTAATGAGATTCTGGGTTTAATAAAAGGTCTGATGGCTGCACCTAAGAGTGTGGCGTAA